One part of the Burkholderia vietnamiensis LMG 10929 genome encodes these proteins:
- the bktB gene encoding beta-ketothiolase BktB, which yields MSNAAKEVVVVSAVRTAIGDFGGSLKDFSPTDLGAKVVGEVLARANVPGDAVGHVVFGHVVNTEPKDMYLARVAAVNGGVAQHTPALTVNRLCGSGLQAIVSAAQTIMLGDAEVAIAGGSENMSRAPYTVPSARFGQRMGDAKLIDMMLGALHDPFQTIHMGVTAENVARKYGISRDAQDALALESHRRAARAIAEGRFKDQILPISIRTKKGEVAFDTDEHVRHDAGPDDFTKLKPVFVKEEGTVTAGNASGINDAAAAVLMMSADAARAQGAKPLARLVAYAHAGVDPAYMGIGPVPATQKVLQRAGLTVADLDVIEANEAFAAQACAVTQELGLDPAKVNPNGSGISLGHPIGATGALITVKALYELKRIGGRYALVTMCIGGGQGIAAIFENI from the coding sequence ATGAGCAATGCAGCGAAGGAAGTCGTGGTGGTGAGCGCGGTCCGTACCGCGATCGGCGATTTCGGCGGGAGCCTGAAGGACTTCTCGCCGACCGATCTCGGCGCGAAGGTCGTCGGCGAAGTGCTGGCGCGCGCCAACGTGCCGGGCGATGCGGTCGGCCACGTGGTGTTCGGCCACGTCGTGAACACCGAGCCGAAGGACATGTATCTGGCGCGGGTGGCGGCGGTCAACGGCGGCGTGGCGCAGCACACGCCCGCGCTGACCGTGAACCGTCTGTGCGGCTCGGGCCTGCAGGCGATCGTGTCGGCGGCGCAGACGATCATGCTCGGCGATGCCGAGGTCGCGATCGCCGGCGGCTCGGAAAACATGAGCCGCGCGCCGTACACCGTGCCGTCCGCGCGGTTCGGGCAGCGCATGGGCGATGCGAAGCTGATCGACATGATGCTCGGCGCGCTGCACGACCCGTTCCAGACGATCCACATGGGCGTGACGGCCGAGAACGTCGCACGCAAGTACGGCATCTCGCGCGACGCGCAGGATGCGCTCGCGCTCGAATCGCATCGCCGCGCGGCGCGCGCGATCGCGGAAGGCCGCTTCAAGGATCAGATCCTGCCGATCTCGATCCGCACGAAGAAGGGCGAAGTCGCGTTCGACACCGACGAGCACGTGCGCCACGACGCCGGCCCTGACGATTTCACGAAGCTCAAGCCGGTGTTCGTCAAGGAAGAGGGCACGGTGACGGCCGGTAACGCGTCGGGCATCAACGATGCGGCCGCCGCGGTGCTGATGATGAGCGCCGACGCTGCACGCGCGCAGGGCGCGAAACCGCTCGCGCGCCTGGTTGCGTATGCGCATGCGGGCGTCGATCCGGCCTACATGGGCATCGGGCCGGTACCGGCCACGCAGAAGGTGCTCCAGCGCGCCGGCCTGACGGTCGCCGATCTCGACGTGATCGAGGCGAACGAGGCGTTCGCCGCGCAGGCGTGCGCGGTGACGCAGGAACTCGGGCTCGATCCCGCCAAGGTGAACCCGAACGGCTCGGGCATCTCGCTCGGTCACCCGATCGGCGCGACCGGCGCATTGATCACCGTCAAGGCGCTGTATGAACTCAAGCGCATCGGCGGCCGTTACGCGCTCGTGACGATGTGTATCGGCGGCGGTCAGGGCATTGCCGCGATCTTCGAGAATATTTGA
- a CDS encoding 3-hydroxybutyryl-CoA dehydrogenase, which yields MTIETVGVVGAGTMGNGIAQTAAVAGLNVVMIDVSDAALDKGLATLKGSLERLVSKDKLEAGARDAALARITTSTDYAKLAAVDIVIEAATENVELKGRILKQIESVARPDAIIATNTSSISITSLAALLADSSRFIGMHFFNPVPLMPLVEIIRGLQTSDATASAVRALTERFDKSPIGVRNSPGFVVNRILVPMINEAFFVLAEGIATAEEIDAGMKLGASHPIGPLALADLVGLDVCLAVMDVFLKDFGDTKYRACPLLREMVSAGRLGRKTGRGVYDYSK from the coding sequence ATGACCATCGAAACCGTCGGCGTCGTGGGCGCCGGAACCATGGGCAACGGCATTGCGCAAACCGCGGCCGTTGCAGGACTCAACGTCGTGATGATCGACGTCAGCGACGCGGCGCTCGACAAGGGCCTCGCGACACTGAAGGGCAGCCTCGAGCGGCTCGTGTCGAAGGACAAGCTCGAGGCCGGCGCGCGCGACGCGGCGCTCGCGCGCATCACGACGTCGACCGATTACGCGAAGCTGGCTGCGGTCGACATCGTGATCGAAGCCGCGACCGAGAACGTCGAGCTGAAGGGCCGCATCCTGAAGCAGATCGAGTCGGTCGCACGGCCCGACGCGATCATCGCGACCAACACGTCGTCGATCTCGATCACCTCGCTCGCCGCGCTGCTCGCCGATTCGTCGCGCTTCATCGGCATGCACTTCTTCAACCCGGTGCCGCTGATGCCGCTCGTCGAGATCATCCGCGGGCTGCAGACGAGCGACGCGACCGCGAGCGCGGTGCGCGCGCTGACCGAGCGTTTCGACAAGTCGCCGATCGGCGTGCGCAACTCGCCGGGCTTCGTCGTGAACCGGATCCTGGTGCCGATGATCAACGAAGCGTTCTTCGTGCTGGCCGAAGGCATCGCGACGGCCGAGGAGATCGACGCCGGCATGAAGCTCGGCGCGAGCCATCCGATCGGGCCGCTCGCGCTGGCCGATCTGGTCGGGCTCGACGTCTGCCTCGCGGTGATGGACGTGTTCCTGAAGGACTTCGGCGACACCAAGTATCGCGCGTGCCCGCTGCTGCGCGAGATGGTGTCGGCCGGACGCCTCGGACGCAAGACCGGCCGCGGCGTGTACGACTACAGCAAGTAA
- a CDS encoding aldose epimerase family protein — protein MNPLSTRRPVLAICACATFALGSNAASTASAAAAAPDVSVSRAHYGTTAAGQPVSQYTLANAHGVTLKIITYGGIVTALDVPDRNGKPADIVLGFDSLRDYEAHNGNIHFGALIGRYANRIARGRFVLDGKTWTLPVNDPPNTLHGGPNSFDAKVWTVTGTRSDADGSSVTLRYVSPDGENGFPGTLTTDVTYTLTRDDLIRIDYRATTNRDTVVNLTNHSYFNLAGHDGGSVERQLIEIAAARFTPTDATSIPTGALASVAGTPMDLRQLTPIGARLRDRDPQLAIAHGYDQNWVLDHGGQPAPAFAARAYDPASGRFLEVYTTQPGLQFYTSNGLNGSVAGKGGTLYRQTDAFALEAEHFPDSPNRPAFPTTVLKPGETLHEVTVWRVGAR, from the coding sequence ATGAACCCGCTCTCGACACGGCGGCCGGTGCTCGCGATCTGTGCATGCGCAACGTTTGCTCTCGGCTCGAACGCTGCGTCGACGGCATCGGCCGCAGCGGCCGCGCCCGACGTGTCCGTCAGCCGTGCGCATTACGGCACCACCGCGGCCGGCCAGCCGGTCAGCCAGTACACGCTCGCGAACGCGCACGGCGTGACGCTGAAGATCATCACGTACGGCGGCATCGTGACGGCGCTCGACGTGCCGGACCGCAACGGCAAGCCCGCCGATATCGTGCTCGGCTTCGATTCGCTGCGCGACTACGAGGCGCACAACGGCAACATCCATTTCGGTGCGTTGATCGGCCGCTATGCGAACCGCATCGCACGCGGGCGCTTCGTGCTCGACGGCAAGACCTGGACGCTGCCGGTCAACGATCCGCCGAATACGCTGCATGGCGGCCCCAATAGTTTCGACGCGAAGGTGTGGACGGTGACGGGCACGCGCAGCGACGCCGACGGTTCGAGCGTGACGCTGCGTTACGTGAGCCCCGATGGCGAAAACGGCTTTCCCGGCACGCTGACCACCGACGTGACCTACACGCTGACGCGCGACGACCTGATCCGCATCGACTATCGCGCGACGACGAACCGGGACACGGTCGTCAACCTGACCAACCACAGCTATTTCAATCTCGCGGGGCACGACGGCGGCAGTGTCGAACGGCAACTGATCGAGATCGCCGCGGCGCGCTTCACGCCGACCGATGCGACGTCGATTCCGACCGGCGCGCTGGCGAGCGTGGCCGGCACGCCGATGGACCTGCGCCAGCTGACGCCGATCGGCGCGCGTCTGCGCGATCGTGATCCGCAGCTCGCCATTGCGCACGGGTACGACCAGAACTGGGTGCTCGACCACGGCGGCCAGCCCGCGCCGGCGTTCGCCGCGCGTGCGTACGATCCGGCATCGGGACGGTTTCTGGAGGTCTACACGACGCAGCCGGGGCTGCAGTTCTATACGTCCAACGGGTTGAACGGCAGCGTCGCCGGCAAGGGCGGCACGCTTTACCGGCAGACCGACGCGTTCGCGCTGGAGGCCGAGCATTTTCCCGATTCGCCGAACCGGCCGGCGTTCCCGACGACCGTGCTCAAACCCGGCGAGACGCTGCATGAGGTGACGGTGTGGAGGGTGGGGGCGCGGTGA
- a CDS encoding AraC family transcriptional regulator: MSAIITSLPSPSSPPAQRRARLIALLRALAPHEGYNATALPSVRILRSDRALSRTPVLYDPGIVIVCQGRKRGYFGGECYLYDEDHYLAVSVPVPFSMETDATVERPLLALYLHVDLTIAAELAAQIDREGGAAPVEAPRSMMSTPMDEAMHASVLRFVDAMHRPLEAAVLGPALLRELYFRVLTGAQGGALRSALAMRGQFGRIGRSLHVIHADYARALDVRRLAAKAGMSVPSFHSHFKAITHASPMQYLKSTRLHQARLLMVRQDLTAEAAAYAVGYTSPSQFSREFKRLFGLTPAQEAKRMRASFALPEPFDGAVFVASH; this comes from the coding sequence ATGAGCGCCATCATCACGTCACTGCCATCGCCGTCGTCGCCGCCGGCGCAGCGCCGCGCGCGGCTGATCGCGCTGCTGCGCGCGCTGGCGCCGCACGAAGGCTACAACGCGACCGCGCTGCCGAGCGTGCGCATCCTGCGCTCGGACCGTGCGCTGTCGCGTACGCCGGTGCTGTACGATCCTGGCATCGTGATCGTGTGCCAGGGCCGCAAGCGCGGCTACTTCGGCGGCGAATGCTATCTGTACGACGAGGACCATTACCTGGCCGTGTCGGTGCCCGTGCCGTTCAGCATGGAAACCGACGCCACCGTAGAGCGCCCGCTGCTCGCGCTGTACCTGCACGTCGATTTGACGATAGCCGCCGAGCTGGCGGCGCAGATCGATCGCGAAGGCGGCGCGGCGCCCGTAGAGGCGCCCAGGAGCATGATGTCGACGCCGATGGACGAAGCGATGCACGCGAGCGTGCTGCGTTTCGTCGACGCGATGCACCGGCCGCTCGAAGCGGCGGTGCTCGGGCCGGCGCTGCTGCGCGAGCTGTACTTCCGCGTGCTGACCGGCGCGCAGGGCGGCGCGCTGAGAAGCGCGCTGGCGATGCGCGGACAGTTCGGCCGCATCGGCCGATCGCTGCATGTAATTCACGCCGACTATGCGCGCGCGCTCGACGTGCGGCGGCTTGCGGCCAAGGCCGGCATGAGCGTGCCGAGCTTTCACAGCCACTTCAAGGCGATCACACATGCGTCGCCGATGCAGTACCTGAAATCGACGCGGCTGCATCAGGCGCGTCTGCTGATGGTGCGTCAGGACCTGACGGCGGAAGCGGCGGCCTATGCGGTCGGTTATACGAGCCCGTCGCAGTTCAGCCGCGAGTTCAAACGGCTGTTCGGACTGACGCCCGCGCAGGAAGCGAAGCGCATGCGCGCGAGCTTCGCGCTGCCCGAGCCGTTCGACGGTGCGGTGTTCGTGGCGTCGCATTGA
- a CDS encoding oxidoreductase, with protein sequence MASGTIMLITGVSSGFGRALAQQALAAGYTVVGTVRSDDARRAFEALSPQAAIGRVLDVTDFERIDRVVAELEASVGPVDVLVNNAGYGHEGIVEESPLAELRRQFDVNVFGAVAMMKAVVPFMRTRRRGRILNITSMGGHITMPGIAYYCGSKFALEGISEALGKELAPFGVAVTAVAPGSFRTDWAGRSMTRTPRSIADYDALFDPVRQARERNSGRQLGDPVKAAQAMLAVIEADAPPAHLLLGSDALRLVRAKWAALQDDIRAWEPLTVSTDG encoded by the coding sequence ATGGCATCAGGCACCATCATGCTCATCACCGGCGTGAGCAGCGGCTTCGGCCGGGCGTTGGCGCAGCAGGCGTTGGCGGCGGGGTACACGGTGGTCGGCACCGTGAGAAGCGACGATGCGCGGCGCGCGTTCGAAGCGCTGTCCCCGCAGGCGGCCATCGGCCGCGTGCTCGACGTGACCGACTTCGAGCGCATCGACCGCGTGGTCGCGGAGCTCGAGGCGAGCGTCGGGCCCGTCGACGTGCTGGTCAACAATGCCGGCTACGGACACGAAGGCATCGTGGAGGAGTCGCCGCTGGCGGAGCTGCGCCGGCAATTCGACGTGAATGTGTTCGGCGCCGTCGCGATGATGAAGGCCGTCGTGCCGTTCATGCGCACCCGCCGGCGCGGCCGCATCCTGAACATCACGTCGATGGGCGGGCACATCACGATGCCGGGCATCGCCTACTACTGCGGCAGCAAGTTCGCGCTCGAAGGCATCTCCGAAGCGCTCGGCAAGGAACTCGCGCCGTTCGGCGTCGCGGTGACGGCCGTCGCACCGGGCTCGTTCCGCACCGACTGGGCCGGCCGTTCGATGACGCGGACGCCGCGCTCGATCGCCGATTACGACGCGCTGTTCGATCCGGTCCGGCAGGCGCGCGAACGCAACAGCGGCCGGCAATTGGGCGATCCCGTGAAGGCCGCGCAGGCGATGCTCGCCGTCATCGAAGCCGATGCTCCGCCGGCCCATCTGCTGCTCGGCAGCGACGCGCTGCGCCTCGTGCGCGCCAAATGGGCGGCGTTGCAGGACGACATCCGCGCATGGGAGCCGCTGACCGTGTCGACCGACGGCTGA
- a CDS encoding alpha/beta fold hydrolase, translating to MPYITTKDHVDIFYKDWGARDAQPIMFHHGWPLSSDDWDAQMLFFVQRGFRVIAHDRRGHGRSTQVSDGHDMDHYAADAFAVVEALDLRNAVHVGHSTGGGEVARYVARHGEPAGRVAKAVLVSAVPPLMLKTDANPAGLPLEVFDGFRKALADNRAQFYLDVPSGPFYGFNRPGATVHQGVIQNWWRQGMIGSAKAHYDGIKAFSETDQTEDLRSISVPTLVLHGEDDQIVPIADAALKSIKLLKNGTLKTYPGYSHGMLTVNADVLNADLLAFVQA from the coding sequence ATGCCGTACATCACTACGAAGGACCACGTCGACATCTTCTACAAGGACTGGGGCGCGAGGGACGCCCAGCCGATCATGTTCCACCACGGCTGGCCGCTGTCTTCCGACGACTGGGATGCGCAGATGCTGTTCTTCGTGCAACGCGGCTTTCGCGTGATCGCGCACGACCGCCGTGGCCACGGCCGCTCGACGCAGGTGTCGGACGGCCACGACATGGATCACTACGCGGCCGATGCGTTCGCGGTGGTCGAAGCGCTCGACCTGCGCAACGCGGTGCACGTCGGCCACTCGACCGGCGGCGGCGAGGTCGCGCGCTATGTGGCGCGGCACGGCGAGCCGGCCGGCCGCGTCGCGAAGGCGGTGCTGGTCAGCGCGGTGCCGCCGCTGATGCTCAAGACCGACGCGAATCCGGCGGGGCTGCCGCTCGAGGTCTTCGACGGCTTCCGCAAGGCGCTCGCCGACAACCGCGCGCAGTTCTACCTCGACGTGCCGTCCGGCCCGTTCTACGGCTTCAACCGGCCCGGGGCGACGGTGCATCAGGGCGTGATCCAGAACTGGTGGCGTCAGGGGATGATCGGCAGCGCGAAGGCGCACTACGACGGGATCAAGGCGTTCTCCGAAACCGACCAGACGGAAGACCTGCGGTCGATCTCGGTGCCGACGCTGGTGCTGCATGGCGAGGACGACCAGATCGTGCCGATCGCGGATGCCGCACTGAAGTCGATCAAGCTGCTGAAGAACGGCACGCTGAAAACCTATCCCGGCTATTCGCACGGGATGCTGACGGTCAACGCGGACGTCCTCAACGCCGACCTGCTGGCGTTCGTCCAGGCGTAA
- a CDS encoding DUF3142 domain-containing protein yields MRRLACVALLLAARAALGGTVDARDYDAFWLWAGVKPQPVVSGARTVYVLLGQIEASPRDDSQVRVIAQGVALPRAPNARVWLVYRAHTLRWTPRVSQIMLAQLERWRASGRTIAGIQIDFDARTRHLQDYVEFLRTLRQTLPAECQLSITGLLDWSSRIDTDQVNQLRGIVDEVVVQTYQRRSTIPDYAAYLPRVARLALPFRIGVIQGGEWDAPPYLAANPWFRGYVVFLRNG; encoded by the coding sequence ATGAGGCGGCTCGCGTGCGTCGCGCTGCTGCTGGCGGCCCGCGCGGCGCTGGGCGGCACCGTCGATGCGCGCGACTACGACGCGTTCTGGCTGTGGGCCGGCGTGAAGCCGCAGCCGGTGGTGAGTGGCGCGCGCACCGTGTACGTGCTGCTCGGGCAGATCGAAGCGTCGCCGCGCGACGACTCGCAGGTGCGCGTCATCGCGCAGGGCGTCGCGCTGCCGCGCGCGCCGAACGCGCGCGTGTGGCTCGTCTACCGCGCACACACGCTGCGCTGGACGCCGCGCGTGTCGCAGATCATGCTCGCGCAGCTCGAACGCTGGCGCGCGTCGGGCCGCACCATCGCCGGCATCCAGATCGACTTCGACGCACGCACGCGCCATCTGCAGGACTACGTCGAATTTCTGCGGACGCTGCGCCAAACGCTGCCCGCCGAATGCCAGCTCAGCATCACCGGGCTGCTCGACTGGAGCAGCCGCATCGATACCGATCAGGTCAACCAGCTTAGGGGAATCGTCGACGAGGTGGTCGTGCAGACGTATCAGAGGCGCAGCACGATCCCCGATTACGCCGCATACCTGCCGCGCGTCGCGCGGCTCGCGCTGCCGTTTCGCATCGGCGTGATCCAGGGCGGCGAGTGGGACGCGCCGCCGTACCTCGCGGCCAATCCGTGGTTCCGCGGCTACGTCGTGTTTCTGCGCAACGGCTAA
- a CDS encoding 2-keto-4-pentenoate hydratase, translating to MTTTTERVDGAAQHLVAARHAGVPGPLLPDACRPQDVDTALAIQHRVADLLGETIGGWKCALPPPDRVIVAPIFASTIREADGPYRVVGGPIVRIEPEIAFMLDRDLPARAQPYDDDAVRGAIREVRIVLEVLGCRYAEPARASKFELLADGQFNQGLCVGPVVQDGLNAPLETLALSFEGALNRTIDGRHPDGDPLKPLVWLVNFLASRGDGARAGQIVTTGSYAGAIDVPLGDVLTVRFGELGSLTVTLTA from the coding sequence ATGACAACGACTACCGAACGCGTGGACGGCGCCGCCCAGCATCTCGTCGCCGCCCGCCATGCCGGCGTGCCCGGCCCGCTGCTGCCCGATGCCTGCCGCCCGCAGGACGTCGACACCGCGCTGGCGATCCAGCATCGCGTCGCCGACCTGCTCGGCGAAACCATCGGCGGATGGAAATGTGCGCTGCCGCCGCCGGATCGCGTGATCGTCGCGCCGATCTTCGCGTCGACGATCCGCGAAGCCGATGGGCCGTACCGCGTCGTGGGCGGCCCGATCGTGCGCATCGAGCCGGAGATCGCGTTCATGCTCGATCGCGACCTGCCCGCGCGCGCGCAGCCGTACGACGACGACGCCGTGCGCGGCGCGATTCGCGAAGTGCGCATCGTGCTCGAAGTGCTGGGCTGCCGCTATGCGGAGCCGGCCCGCGCGTCGAAGTTCGAACTCCTCGCCGACGGCCAGTTCAACCAGGGGCTGTGTGTCGGCCCCGTCGTGCAAGACGGACTGAACGCACCGCTGGAGACGCTCGCGCTGTCGTTCGAAGGCGCGCTGAACCGCACGATCGACGGCCGCCATCCGGACGGCGATCCGCTCAAGCCGCTCGTGTGGCTCGTGAACTTCCTCGCGTCGCGCGGCGACGGCGCGCGCGCCGGCCAGATCGTGACGACCGGCTCGTATGCGGGCGCGATCGACGTGCCGCTCGGCGATGTGCTGACCGTGCGCTTCGGCGAGCTGGGCAGCCTGACGGTCACGCTGACGGCTTGA
- a CDS encoding universal stress protein — protein MYKKIMVAVDGSASSKQALAEALKMAKVGGGNVSIVYVVDKSVLFTYAGRFDPNALIEEIRTEGTRVLREAEQTVAAAGAQGEGELVETESIGEDVAERLQRYVKEHGIELAVVGTHGRRGFRRMLLGSVAERFLRGSSCPVLLIRGDDADVSAAAAA, from the coding sequence ATGTACAAGAAGATCATGGTGGCCGTGGACGGCAGCGCTTCGTCGAAACAGGCGCTTGCGGAGGCATTGAAGATGGCGAAGGTGGGCGGCGGGAACGTCAGCATCGTCTACGTGGTCGACAAGTCGGTGCTGTTTACGTATGCGGGGCGCTTCGATCCGAATGCGCTCATCGAGGAAATCCGCACCGAGGGCACCCGCGTGCTGCGCGAAGCCGAACAGACGGTCGCGGCGGCCGGTGCGCAGGGCGAAGGCGAGCTCGTCGAGACGGAAAGCATCGGCGAGGACGTCGCGGAACGCCTGCAGCGTTACGTGAAGGAACACGGCATCGAGCTGGCGGTGGTCGGCACGCATGGCCGCCGCGGCTTCCGGCGCATGCTGCTCGGCAGCGTCGCCGAGCGCTTCCTGCGCGGCTCGAGCTGCCCGGTGCTGCTGATTCGCGGCGACGACGCCGACGTGTCGGCGGCCGCCGCAGCATAA
- a CDS encoding DUF2964 family protein, with translation MIRRQSRIVVAAIAVFVSLAGMMAVVTGLLFDETVALRGGAAALIVGVACFVVMLNPGPKGES, from the coding sequence ATGATACGTCGCCAGTCCCGCATCGTGGTTGCAGCGATCGCCGTGTTCGTATCGCTGGCCGGCATGATGGCCGTCGTGACCGGGCTGCTGTTCGACGAGACGGTCGCGCTGCGCGGCGGCGCGGCCGCGCTGATCGTCGGCGTGGCGTGCTTCGTCGTGATGCTGAACCCGGGGCCGAAGGGCGAAAGCTGA